A region of Neovison vison isolate M4711 chromosome 7, ASM_NN_V1, whole genome shotgun sequence DNA encodes the following proteins:
- the LOC122914099 gene encoding LOW QUALITY PROTEIN: olfactory receptor 52M1-like (The sequence of the model RefSeq protein was modified relative to this genomic sequence to represent the inferred CDS: substituted 1 base at 1 genomic stop codon) yields MLPSHNVCSIPSSFQLTGIPGLESLYMWLSIPFGSMYLVAVVGNVTILAMVKVEHSLHQPMYFFLCMLAVIDLVLSTSTMPKLLGIFWFGAGDIGLDACLAQMFLIHCFATVESGIFLAMAFDRYVAICNPLRHTTVLTHAVVGRLGLAALLXGVLYIGPLPLMIRLRLPLYKARVISHSYCEHMAVVTLACGDSRVNNVYGLSIGFLVLILDSMAIAASYVMIFRAVMGLATPEARLKTLGTCGSHICAILIFYVPIAVSSLIHRFGHQVPPPVHTLLANFYLLIPPILNPIVYAVRTKQIRERLLQILKTETKIK; encoded by the coding sequence ATGCTCCCTTCTCACAATGTCTGTTCAATACCCAGCTCCTTCCAGCTTACCGGCATCCCAGGGCTGGAGTCCCTGTATATGTGGCTTTCCATCCCCTTTGGCTCAATGTACTTGGTTGCTGTGGTGGGGAATGTCACCATTCTGGCTATGGTAAAGGTGGAACATAGCCTGCACcaacccatgtacttcttcctgtgTATGTTGGCTGTCATCGACCTGGTTCTGTCCACTTCTACTATGCCCAAACTGCTGGGAATCTTCTGGTTTGGTGCTGGGGACATTGGCCTGGATGCCTGCCTGGCTCAAATGTTCCTCATCCACTGCTTTGCCACAGTCGAGTCAGGCATCTTCCTTGCCATGGCTtttgaccgctatgtggccatttgCAACCCACTCCGTCACACTACAGTGCTCACTCATGCTGTGGTGGGACGCTTGGGGCTGGCTGCCCTCCTCTGAGGTGTACTATACATTGGACCTCTGCCTTTGATGATCCGCCTGCGGCTACCCCTTTATAAAGCTCGTGTCATCTCCCACTCCTACTGTGAGCACATGGCGGTGGTCACCTTGGCATGTGGTGACAGCAGGGTAAACAATGTCTATGGGCTGAGCATTGGCTTTCTGGTCCTGATCCTGGATTCCATGGCCATCGCTGCCTCTTATGTGATGATTTTCCGGGCTGTGATGGGGCTGGCCACACCTGAGGCCCGGCTTAAAACCCTCGGGACATGTGGTTCTCACATCTGTGCCATTCTGATCTTTTATGTTCCTATTGCTGTTTCTTCTCTCATTCATCGATTTGGTCACCAAGTGCCTCCTCCAGTCCACACTCTACTGGCCAACTTCTACCTCCTCATTCCTCCAATCCTCAATCCCATCGTCTATGCTGTCCGTACCAAGCAGATCCGTGAGCGGCTTCTTCAAATCCTAAAGACAGAAACTAAGATTAAATga